A section of the Enterobacter sp. C2 genome encodes:
- a CDS encoding PTS ascorbate transporter subunit IIC, giving the protein MDILLGLVKTPAVIIAIVAFLGLLFQKASISRLITGTFLSFIGFTMIKVGGSILMKVLTAFSSLFSKAFNIVGVVPSNEAIMAATIDKLGSIAALILLFAMILNIVLARFTRFKFIYLSLHLVLFMAFAITAVLLQFGFSHTMMIVIASLLIGTYMAVSPFILSRFSREIIGSNEYAISHAAISSYVMGSYMGKWFGNKQNDTEHLNISSKFDFIREPNIATLLTMLVLLLISCIFATQPQIKDAMTVVYGAGAGDKNVVIFILEQSATFACGLYLAKAGVNLFTAEIVPAFKGFARVFAPGSVPAVDVMVLFTKAPNATLIGFLISFSIELVCIFLFPFIGLPIIVPGIMASFITGGAAAIFGNATGGFRGAVIASSINGLLLCVLPALTLPIFSQLGAQGVTFADPDFTLPSLILDYLLRIVI; this is encoded by the coding sequence ATGGATATACTTTTAGGGTTAGTGAAAACGCCCGCGGTGATTATCGCGATCGTTGCATTCTTGGGTTTATTATTTCAAAAAGCATCAATTTCTCGCTTAATTACCGGTACATTCTTATCGTTTATCGGATTTACAATGATTAAAGTGGGCGGCAGCATTTTAATGAAGGTGCTGACAGCCTTTAGCTCGCTGTTTTCCAAGGCATTTAATATTGTTGGGGTCGTACCTAGTAATGAAGCGATTATGGCGGCCACCATTGATAAGCTGGGCTCTATTGCGGCGCTTATCCTGTTGTTTGCTATGATTTTAAATATTGTTTTAGCGCGTTTCACCCGTTTTAAATTTATCTATCTTTCGCTGCACCTGGTATTGTTTATGGCCTTTGCCATCACTGCCGTGCTGCTACAGTTTGGTTTCAGCCACACGATGATGATTGTCATCGCCTCGCTGCTGATTGGAACCTATATGGCCGTATCACCGTTTATTCTCAGCCGTTTTAGCCGGGAAATTATTGGCTCAAATGAGTATGCTATTTCTCATGCGGCGATCTCATCTTATGTGATGGGTTCCTATATGGGGAAATGGTTTGGTAATAAGCAGAACGATACCGAACACCTTAATATCAGCAGTAAGTTTGATTTTATTCGTGAACCCAATATTGCCACGCTGTTGACCATGCTGGTTCTGCTGCTTATCTCCTGCATTTTTGCTACCCAGCCGCAAATTAAAGATGCGATGACCGTGGTCTATGGTGCGGGTGCCGGTGACAAGAACGTGGTGATCTTTATTCTGGAACAGTCAGCTACGTTTGCCTGCGGCCTCTATCTGGCAAAGGCGGGGGTAAACCTGTTCACCGCCGAGATCGTTCCGGCATTCAAAGGCTTTGCGCGCGTCTTTGCCCCGGGCTCGGTACCGGCAGTCGACGTTATGGTTCTGTTTACCAAAGCGCCCAACGCCACGCTGATCGGCTTTTTAATTAGCTTCTCCATTGAACTGGTCTGTATTTTTCTTTTCCCGTTCATTGGGCTGCCGATTATCGTTCCGGGCATTATGGCCAGCTTTATCACCGGCGGTGCGGCGGCGATCTTCGGGAATGCAACCGGCGGTTTCCGTGGGGCGGTGATCGCCAGCAGCATCAACGGCTTACTGCTGTGCGTGCTGCCAGCGTTGACGCTGCCGATCTTCTCGCAGCTGGGCGCGCAGGGGGTGACCTTTGCCGATCCTGACTTTACGCTGCCGTCGC